The genomic interval gctagaaaaaatatagtatattcGTATCCATTGTTTTAAAACACTAAAATTTTCAATTGTTCCTTATAGAATCTACGTAAAGTTATACTTATTAAAACTAACACCCTAGTCCGCCGTCCTAGAGCAAAGATGCAGCATGATGAGAGAGCCATCCTCATAGCTTCTCACAAAACGAAGAGAAGTAGCAAGAATATTCTCTATAAAGGATAGAACCTTCTGTATCCAtagaaaattaattagtacttataGTATTTATGTAATctgttatatatatgtatatgtcttTGCCTTATACAAAATGATaagagaaaaacatatataatttggCGTGTCTCATTACAATTACATATGCTCTAATTAATTAGAACAGTAAGAGAGgaagtgaagaaaaaaaaaaggaaaaagaaaaagaaaagaaaaatgctcGGTGAAGGAGAGCTTTGACCTCTCCAATGGAGGAGAGTGTAAACAAGCTACTCTACCTCCCCTCAACTACTACTTCTCCCGGCCGGCCTGGCCGGCtagccgccggtggcggcggcgcgtggcgttCACATGACGCTGCAGGCGTTGGGGTTCTCGTCGTCGAACATGCGGTACTCGtcctgcagcggcggcgcgtgcgtcGTCCCCGGCGGGCTGTAGTAGTCGCGGTAGTAGGTGTCCGGCGACGAGTGCGGGTACGGCATGTACAGGTACGACGGCGACCACTGCTGCTGCATtgcctgcggctgcggctgcggcgacggcggcgggtattgctgctgctgctgcggcggcggcggcgcggagtacgccggcggcggtgggtgctGCTGCATGGAGTACGCCGGCTCCGGTCGCGGCGCGTAGTAGGAGACGCTCGTCGTCGGCTGCGCCATGTGGTAGCTCATCACCGGCTGCGGCGCGCCGTAGTACGGGTAGGGGTAGTGCTCCTCGTGCTGCTtgtgcgccggcgccgccgccggcggcgagaagtGCAGGGACCTCTCCGTCGTCGTggcagcggcgggtggcgcgGCTTCGGCGGCGTCCTTGGGCTTGCTCTTCTCGTCCTTTGCTCCTTCGTCGTCATTGCTAGCCTCCTTGACCGCCGCCGCGGGAACGGCTTCTTTGGCGGGTTCGGCGCCAACGTCGTCGcccttcgccttcgcctccggcgccgcctcgctctcgccgccggcgttctTCTTCGCCTCGTCGCTTggcttcgcctcctcctcctcctcctctttcttctctgcTTCCTTCTCCGCCTCGGGCTTCTCCTCCGTCTTCTTCTCCTCCGAGCTCTCTGCCTGCGcggcctccttcgccgccgcagcatcacccttgccgccgtcgtcgtcaccggccGGCGCAGCCTCAGGCTGCGGCGGGGCTGCCTCTATCGCCTTGgccgcctccggcgccggcgccacgtGCGGGTGCTGCCACGGCACGGCCTGCTTCCCGGACTTGTACAGCCTCTTCACGAGCGTGTCGCCGTCCACCGTGCCGGTCACCGTCACCTTGTGCATCGCGGCGTCCACCTTCACATCCTTCACGCCTGAAATcagaaacaaaacaaagatCATCTCAGCATCCCCGAATCCgaatgcccgccgccgccgccgcacgcacgcacgcgcgccaCGTACCTTCGATGCTCCTGAGCACCTTCCTGACCTTCTTCTTGCATCCGAGGCAGTGGATGGACACCCTCAGCACCACGGTCCGCAGCTGCAAAATCACCCAACCCAACCACCATGTCAGCAACGGACGAACACCTAACAAAACCCCCAAACTCCGACCATCCACATCGGGCGGCGCACGctcacctgctgctgctgctgcgccgcggcgggcgtcgccggcgccggcgagaccgCATCCGCAGACGCCATGGATGGAgcgagatggatggatggatggatggatcggggGATTGGTGAGAGCCTTCTtcggtggagggagggagaggcctGCGTCGGGGTGGGGCTCGTACTTATACTCGGTGGTGGTGCGGCTGCTTGTgtcactgacacgtggggcccagcCCCCGCCCGCCCTTCTCCTCTTTTGCAACTGTAGCGGCGGTGGTTGTTAAGGACGGGGAGACTGTGGCGGCTGGGTGCGGGGGAATTAGTCTACCGCGGAGCACTGTGACAGTAACAGTGTGATAcggaagtggattttttttccctcgacATCTCGCATAtagtttaaaaatttataaaaaaattgtcaagatagatcaatatatgatatatcttttttaaatatacgagttaaaattcaacttatacaattcgaaaaaaaatagcaaatttgaccgtgaattacgcgttctattcatagtcaaatttgttatttctgtttctacttgtataagttgaatttgaatttacatatcacatattgatctatcctactaaatttttttataactttttaagTGACATAAAAATAAGTGGATATCTTCTTGAAGGATGAATTGAGTTTTCCGTGTGATACTAATATTATTACTGTTTTTCTTTAGGGGGAAAACACACGTGGAAATGTGACGTGAAAAGACGCATGAAATTTGATAGCTTTGTCAAGCAGAGCCTTACATGTATACGAAAAATGTGTGGTAGTTTCATCGAAGACGAGTTCCAGGAGAAACGCGGACAGAGACAAGGGCTTTGACATGCATCTAGTATTCATCTTCCACATATATTCACTTGATAAGATTGTGCTCACGGACTTATCTTCCTCTCTGGTCTCATAATTTTTCAACACTATTAACTGAAGTTGATGGTatatcttcctcctcccccgccattTGTCATATTGATACCACGAGAAGTTTGGTAGGCTCTCGACTCTTGTATTCTCTTCGATTTTAAGAATTGGGAGTCAAGCTAAATTCTCGTTGATCCGAGAAACGGTGGAATGGAATGGATTAATTGGAGTGTATCTAGAAATGGACTAGAACGTAGAGTTGGGTTATacctaatacttcctccgtttcacactataagtcattctaccatttcttacattcatattaatgctaatgaatctaaatagatatatatgtctagattcattagcatcaatataaataaatataaaaaatgctagaatgacttacattgtaaaaaaggagggagtatatagcacCACCATTATCAATCTTTTGGGCTTCACGCACATATTGCCTTCCATTTACAAACTGTGCCTTTGTGTTGCCACTAATGTGGGTCTTTCCTCCTGGTGTAGTCATCGTGTGCCATTGAAACACCAATTCATATCGTGTAACACCAATTCATACGGTGGGAGTAAAATTTAGGCAACCAAGGATGTTTTAGGTCATGTTCCGTTTGGCTAATTGGCTGAGCTAACTCTCCGTTTTCCACAAGCGTGTTTCCAAACAGGTAAATAGAAACGTATTTtataaaatcttttatatactTGTGTTACTTtagaaatcaaataaatttatttttaaatcttttaatatttaatagttgattaattaatcaatgcTAATAACTTGTTTCGATTCATGTGGCGCTGATAATCTCAGCCTAACATTCCAACCGAACGCAACTAGTTTGACAACCAATAAACCCTTACATAAGCAAAATCCTCGGCCTGAGCCATTCAGTGTGGCTGACTTGGCATGATTAGTGTCCGTGGCATGCCTTGTGATTGGATTCTGAATGATTGGAGCAATTTGCAAGTCAATTAAGTAGTAACACTTATGATTTACGAAAAAAATTACAGCCGCAGATTTGTACGTAATAGACACATCTTATCCCACATaagaaaatcagaaaaaaagaagaatatggACCCACATTCCACTAGCCAATACAGCTGCTAGGTTGATTACATCAGCTCTGGGACGTAGGGACCATATCTCGAGGGCCCACCAGATGGGCCCACGGTCCACGTTCGTCTGATCTCGATGACATGAGCATCGCACGAAATGGCGACCCCTCCTGTCCTGCACGATGAATCGTTGTATGATGACACGGTGGACTGCACCACCTCAAATCCCCAATGGATCATCCATCTCATCTCCCACTACAACGTATAACtactaatttttgtttttttttgttaaatggCTAAATGACAGAATTGATGAATGATTGATGTTAATCACAAGTAcatccgttccataatataattgATTTTATGTGTTTTAACTTGTCTCGCAATATAAGTAATTTTAGTGCACTGGTTATTACATTAATCAACTTTAATTCGGACTTCTTTCTATTATCTTCACTCAACCAATTCTGTTTAAATAGGGTAActtagtttatttttctctttatccttaatctctctaaaaaaataaaacaataccTTATATTATGCGGGGAGGTAGTATTCAAGTGTACATGTAAATGAATTAACTTATTATAAGGTTTAAAATGGATTTATAATAGATTGTAAGAAATTCATATGTAAAAGAGTTATTACAAAATGGAGTTTAGGAAGCATATGtattcatacatatatatatatatatatatatatatatatatatatatatatatatatatatatatatatataattggcTGTATCTCATTAAGTAAAGGCTGGGATGTTatattctattatcttaaaaaaaacgtattcatccattcatccattaaggagaaaagaacagccatagttttcttctcctttttttcttttctttttcttgttcttcttctacTCCTCCTAGCTACAATAGCTCCCTCTTTCTCTTGGGCCCTGAGATGTCGATAAGGCTCTAGCTACCGACGACTCTACACTGTACACCATCTCTGTACTATAGTACGCAGGCGCTGTTACTTGCCAGTGCAAGAGATGGATAGATGCTGGATATGCATAATCGATAACTTGATAGGCGTCCTTTTGCCCCTTTCTGCTGGCCATTGCCGTCCCATTCGTCAGCTAATAGCTATAGCTAAAGCTGAAATCTATCGAAATTTTGCATGCGCAGCTGCGCCACCCGTGGCTGTACGTGAGAGACCCGGTTTCCGTGGTCAGCCTTGACCCGGATGGCGTTTTCGAGTTCTTGGCACAGAGAGACACGCAGTTTGCTCAACTTGCATTCTGCTTGCCCCCCTCATCGAGCGAGAGAACGAGCGATCAGCATTGGAGCAGAAGCAGAACAGGGGCATGTTCAGTGAGCTCTAAATTCTGATAAGCAGCCAATTTTGAAAATCCGAAAAAGCTAGGAAACGTTTTCAGTTTATTTCCTAGATTCTACAGTTATGTTTTCTTAAAATCTAAATGAAAAAGGTACACCAGTTAAGAGATctagtttcttttttgtttttaagaaaATTGTAGTTGCTAGAAGCTCTTCAAACAAAATCTGGGGTTTAATTTGTTCTAGCAGTCGCAAATCAGCTGCGAATATGAAGCATTATCTTGATGAATTTGATCGGATAAACTGTCCGTTTCATCGTCGTCTGTTGATGATTCCGTCTTCGTTTTTGTTTGCGGAGCAAACGCGCGCCCTTCACTGCATGATTCGATCAGAACAATGGGGTCAGCATAATAATGCAGACCGAGATACTAATATAGTACAAGGTGTTCATTAGTTGTGGTTTAGCCGTGGTATGGTAGGAGTGTCACACACTCATCGTCAGCtctcagctatatatatatatatccgagCTTAATTAGCTGATGCATCCGTTCTCGCATTCAACTTGCGCTTTTTTCCTGATCGCTTTCAGCGTCGACGGAGACGGCAGCTAATTGGCTTGGTTGCGACTATGATTAGCACATATTAGTATTTATACGTAAATATCgaaatatatttacatattgGAGTTTTGTTTAGTTTTCTCTCTGTAGCGGCCGGGCGAGAGAGAACGGCACGCCTCTCCCTCTGtttcagtttttatttttcGTGTGTGTGGGTCTGAATTTATGAAGGGTGTACCACCAAGTACTGGACCTGGATCGTGACATGCGTGTCGTCGTACGGATACAATGCAGCCGTATAGAAATTAAAGGGGTGTTTAATTTGTTGGTTACAGTCGAGGAGGAGTGTACACGTACTACGACCGAtcgagcagctagctagcacacgGGACAGCATGCAGGACCAGTACGTGTATACATCGGGTAAATCAGGTGGTGGTCAAATTAAAAGTGTCTAGGTTAATTCAAGTTTCATCATTGACAGTAAAAAGCTTCAGAAATTCGATCGGATATAACATCTAAGAGCACCCACAATGATAAAGTAATGTGatatctataatatatgtacatctagcaatagactagattaatagtaaaccatattaatagtatgtctatatgggtatctatagctctctaatacattgcctcgtttttctctatagactatctccaggttagtagatagctttgctctctctcttcatttaatctcttccaagtaggaaaatatgctgacatggatctcttatagagagcctataaataaccattgcgggtgccctaaaagcaagtttaatagtatagcccactactagctccaaatcatctatagccaatataatagccaattcatacaatagttgcttactatactattaatatatggtcccacctgtcatacacacattacgtcttgcagtctgtgttgcagctggctacagatctgtagcccgctgctcttctctctctcttcttttatctctttaaaggtggtgtttgggaaggagggactaaagtttagtccctctcacaaaagcataagtccctctctcccaaacacccctaaaatatgtttatagctggcttatagcctgctattgtacccgCTCTAACGTAAAACAAtaattaaacatatttttttaaccgATTGAGGCCACATGCATGACCGGGGGAGGCATGTGCCGTGCGTGGGCGCGCGTGGTCGCATGCAGGAGGCGAGTGAGCGTCGACAATATCTCGACGCATGGAGGGGCGTGTGTGGTTCATTTCGTCGCGTTGATTTACCGCCGCGGAGCGGAGAAAATAGAAATCGGTTCGGGGTAAACAAGCCGCCGGGGGCTGATGGATCTAGGTTGCCTGCCGCAGTCGCGAGAGGTCTAAtctattactctctccatttctaaatatttaataccgtttatcttttaaatatatttatccgtttattttgttcaaaatatttaagtaattattgattcttttcctatcatttgattcatggttaaatatacttatatgtatacatatagttttgcacatttcacaaaagtttttaataagatgaatggtataaaacatgtgctaaaaaaccaacggtgttaaatatttagaaacagatgGTGTAActtaataactaaaaaaaattcctcGCGTTTACTCTCACCGTCTCACGACCTAGGAAGTTTCACATTAAgcgaaagaagaggaagaatgaAAGATAGAAGGGTATTAGGATTGGGTTTTGTGTAAACGgaaaaataacaagaaaaaaaaagaagggtacTATGATTGAGTGTGGTGTAAACTGAAAAAAAAGTGAACACGGACAagaaaaatagggaaaaaaaagagaaataatgtGGAAAGTCCAacaagaaatataatttaaaatagagtctagaaatacaattttaaatttttgaaaacttggataaaaataaataaaattttaaaagaataCATACAGTATGAATAACCTTACTAATAATCAACCAGGATTGGACTTTGCAAGAGGGGATCAATCAAATTGCCATGCACTGATCTCCTCTAAGAGAAAGGGTGAAACCTACTAGGATCCGCCGAGGCAAACAATCAATAATAGGATTGAAAATAATCACATTGATTAAATTGCtcaagttagtaaaaaaaaattaaaattattttaccattttaatatatcttaataataaatatataagaatataAAAATCTATGATATTATGTGATAAAAATATAACGATActagagtaaaaaaaacaagagaacAATCgctgtatgattaattgagttttgattagtataaactttaaaagtaaatttatctgatattttataataacttttatatataaagtttttcacaaaatatatcttttagcagtttaaaaaatatgttaataAAAGTTATGATAAAGTCTTTATTTTAATTAGAAAAGAACTCCAGTTGTCACTTGCCATTGGGCCGCTACTGTTAACGTACGTTGCCACATTTCTATGTGCCGAAAGCCTCTGATGATTCTGCCTTTTTCTGCTCCTCTAAAACCCGATCGCCACTtccagagagaggagggaagagACGTGTTCCAAGCTACTAAGAAGATCAAATTAAAAGATCCCATTTTAAAGGGTTAGACCATTTAACTTTTCAGGCCACACAGTGCACCAAGAGGCTAATAATTGAAGTTTGTTCTCGGGGAgtgtatcctatgcacacatgccctcgcatgtacacaccatgtacaccaactaaaaattatcacaaaaaattctaggaaaattcatacatgtactttcaatagtattacatctatgtgcaaagtcgcatcttcaaattcattctacatagagaataaaaaaagataaaattctgacaaaattacaaccttaaaactgtcagatttttttttgttacgactaaaatataatgaatttgacgttaagattttaaccctaggtgtaatccaattgaaagtatgtgtatgattttttctagatatttttgtgatattttttagttggtatgcatgtgtgtacacgtgagggcctgtgtgcataggataatATGTTGCCTTGTTCTCGAGGGTTAACTGCTAGCGATAATAAAGGCCATAGGTAGAGAAAACGGAGCGATGGATTATTTGTTTAGTTAATTGTACACCCTCTGTGATATAAGGTGTGTTTTGTTGTGGTTAGAATGCCAACAaagatatatttattttttaaagaacaaAAATTAAAGCTTATGCTTATCCCGCTTCGTTAagggggtttttttttatggtgttGAAATTCATGTCAAGCTTATACCTGCCCCCTTTTTTATCTGAATAAGCAACAATTCATATTAAAACAGGGTCGAAATTTATGCCTGAATGCTTCATGTCAAAACATGTGCGAAATCATTAAGTCTTTGAAAAGTAGGAGTAAATATGTAAGGACATATATGAAAAGTAGGAGTAAGTCTTTGgaacgtatacaaactttagataaaaaaagggaaaaaatcctaaatttataaaagtttgggggggggggggttaaaaATTACAATCGAGTATGAAAACTAGGATAAGAACACATTCGTCTCTAATAACTTTGTTTGGTGCAACTATTTTAGACATGGTTTAGGGCAACCACAATGTATAAAAAAGATAACCTTAAAACAATAATTATTCTTGTAAAGTGAGATATATACATTAtggaaagtatttttttttggataaaggGAGTAGTATGTTTCAAATTAAAACTAGGATGTCAACCCCAAAAATGGAACAATCGTACATGGTTTACTAACGGTTCTTTTATAGTTCCTTCGAAACACATGATTAGAAAAACAGAGGCATATAAAAAAACAGTATGTTTCAAACTAAGATGTCAAacccaaaaaagaaacaaaccgTACATGTTTTACTAGCGATTCTATTATGGTTCCCTCAAAATTCgtgattaaaaaaacagaggcaTATAAAAATACGTTATTTTAATAAGAATGTAGGTGCAAAACATACGAAAACATACGAAAATACAGGAATTATCGTTTGCTTAGGCTATGTGAAACAGAAAAATAACAAGAGAGATACTAAAATAGAATTTTTCAAGATCTTGCtaacttttctccaaaatctctatattATTGTTCATTTCATACAAATACTAAAGGAAAttatatgattcaatcctttataTTCAAGACCTTTTTAGAAACTTTTTTATAGGATTAAATCctccaaatatatatactatgttTTTCGCACCAATTAAAGGGGATGCTAATGTAGGTTTAATTAATTCAAACTAGAATGCAGTCATCCCCGAAAGATGGAAGTATTGAACAATCGGGAAAAGATGTGTGTGTACCATTTCCATTTTCCTTTTGACCTTTCATACTATAAACAATCTACgtagcaagtttgaactgggcCAACAGACTGTAGAGTATCATGGGCTCATGGCGATAAATAAACCGAACATTATTAGACAAAGTGTATATTGGTGGTGTCATAAATCCTGGTGCTCACAATTCGACAGCAATTTTAAATACAAATCATTACCATCCTCTAGATAGGAGAGACAGTATTAAAGGGCACAGCTATACTGGTCTGTCCGTGCAGTCTCTTGTGATGAAAAGGTCTTAACACGTTTAAATTGCTAAACATTATATTTAGTACGAAAACATTTTATACAGAAGTTActtgaaaataaaaatctatttgTCTTaagttttaataattaatactttattaattatatattaatcgTTTTTTTTACGTGCGAGCTAATAAGCTCTTTCCTACCGTAGCTTACAAATCTAACTTGCGGGGTAAAAGCAAGTAGAGGAATAGAGACGTTGTGCTCGGTAGTTTGAGTTGAAAACTAATATCTTACACACGTAAAACAGAGCAattcattagcgtatgatttattaattttttttaaaaaatatattaatattattttctaaaactTCTTTCCTATAAAAAAAGTTTTGTAAAAATCACACATTCAGTAGTTTAGAAAacgtgcacgtggaaaacgagTAAGAAGAGCTTCCGTCCACagccttagagcaggtacaataacagactATAAATTAGCTATAACACATTTCGAGGAGATAAAAGAGTATAGAGAAGAGTAACGAGATACAAATTTTAGTAGCCagttgtagcacggactccttcaagatacatgtgtgtatgataggtgagaaaccagatattaattatgtagtatatgtttgtatgtaattaatctataaattggttatagataatttggagtgagtactccatctgtcctgAAAAAACGATTCTattactggatgtgacatattctagtacaatgaatatgGACAGAGATacgtctagatttatagtatgtGTCACATTCTgtactagattgatttttttataggaGTGATGAAGTAGTTGGCTATAGTTGCTCCTAGAGAGTGTCAGATCAGGAGGAGGCGCACAGCCGGATGCACCTGGATGCAGTTTGATCTCGATCGATCTGGTTGACTGGTTGTCCGCATGCACGCACCTGGCCCCCGTGTACAGAGCGCCGCATGCGGCACGCACCTTCCACGTTGCGGATCGGAGTCGCCACAAGGACCGTACGCGCGCGGACCCGTGAGGCCGTGACCCCCGTCCCAAGCGAGTCCTACGGgtttgtttggcacagctccagctctagttccacctctcctagagctggagcttagccaaacagtttcagctctacTAAAACTGAGAGTGGAATTGGatagagctctctcacaaaatatactAGAGTTATGAAGCTGGATTTAGACAGCTCCagaactccactccagactcaactcctgaagttaaatttaggagttggagctgtaccaaataTGCCCTGCTCCACCAACTCCTCCTTGCGGTGCCAAGGGTCATCAGCTCATCATCCAAGCAAGGACGCCAACCCAGACGCGATGCATGCAAGCCACGGCGAAATTCAGCGCGACCGGATTTTGACTGATTAATCAGCTGCAGTTCGTAGCATATGCGTGTAGTATGTGCGTGTGCTCCGCGCTAAACTCATGCCTTTCTGCTTTCACGTGACGGTAGACTCCTGGCATCCTGGGCCCTGGCCTGTCCGTCAGCCGTCAGCTTTGAATTGAAACAGAAA from Oryza glaberrima chromosome 3, OglaRS2, whole genome shotgun sequence carries:
- the LOC127768457 gene encoding heavy metal-associated isoprenylated plant protein 35-like, with translation MASADAVSPAPATPAAAQQQQQLRTVVLRVSIHCLGCKKKVRKVLRSIEGVKDVKVDAAMHKVTVTGTVDGDTLVKRLYKSGKQAVPWQHPHVAPAPEAAKAIEAAPPQPEAAPAGDDDGGKGDAAAAKEAAQAESSEEKKTEEKPEAEKEAEKKEEEEEEAKPSDEAKKNAGGESEAAPEAKAKGDDVGAEPAKEAVPAAAVKEASNDDEGAKDEKSKPKDAAEAAPPAAATTTERSLHFSPPAAAPAHKQHEEHYPYPYYGAPQPVMSYHMAQPTTSVSYYAPRPEPAYSMQQHPPPPAYSAPPPPQQQQQYPPPSPQPQPQAMQQQWSPSYLYMPYPHSSPDTYYRDYYSPPGTTHAPPLQDEYRMFDDENPNACSVM